The Acanthochromis polyacanthus isolate Apoly-LR-REF ecotype Palm Island chromosome 17, KAUST_Apoly_ChrSc, whole genome shotgun sequence genome has a window encoding:
- the rhogb gene encoding ras homolog family member Gb, with the protein MQTIKCVVVGDGAVGKTCLLISYTTGAFPKEYIPTVFDNYSSQVTVDGRIISLNLWDTAGQEEYDRLRTLSYPQTNVFVICFSISSPASYENVKHKWHPEVFHHCPGVPILLVGTKSDLRSDAEIQRKLKEQNQTPVTHQQGTALARQIQAVRYLECSALNQDGIKDVFTEAVRAFLNPQPTVSKKLCVLL; encoded by the exons ATGCAGACTATAAAGTGTGTGGTTGTGGGTGACGGCGCTGTGGGGAAGACCTGCCTCCTCATCTCCTACACCACCGGAGCTTTCCCCAAAGAGTACATCCCCACTGTGTTCGACAACTACAGCAGCCAG GTGACGGTGGACGGCCGGATCATCAGCCTGAACCTGTGGGACACGGCGGGTCAGGAGGAGTACGACCGGCTGAGGACGCTGTCCTACCCACAGACCAACGTCTTCGTCATCTGCTTCTCCATCTCAAGCCCCGCCTCCTACGAGAACGTCAAACACAAGTGGCAcccagag GTGTTCCACCACTGCCCCGGCGTTCCCATCCTCCTGGTCGGCACGAAGAGCGACCTCCGGAGCGACGCCGAGATTCAGAGGAAGCTGAAGGAGCAGAACCAGACGCCCGTCACCCACCAGCAGGGTACCGCTCTGGCCCGCCAGATCCAGGCCGTGCGCTACCTGGAGTGCTCGGCCCTCAACCAGGACGGCATCAAGGACGTGTTCACCGAAGCCGTGAGGGCGTTCCTCAACCCCCAGCCCACCGTCAGCAAGAAGCTCTGTGTCCTGCTGTAG